One Nicotiana tabacum cultivar K326 chromosome 23, ASM71507v2, whole genome shotgun sequence genomic window, TCCGTGGGAAGTCAGGTTGAACATAGTTCTGTTACATCAAAATCCTAACTATATCTGTCCTCAGACGTAATATCTTGATTGCATCCAAGTTGATCGGCTTCGTGCTGACtcttccatccatttcttctaAGATTTGAGCTCCACTATACAGTGCTATATAGAccacgtaaggaccttgccagttcgGTGCAAACCTCCCTTTAGCTTCTTCTTGATGGGGAAAGATTTTCTTCAGAACCAACTGCCCTGGTGCGAATTGGCGGGGCCTCACTCTTTTGTTAAATGCACTAGCCATCCTGTTCTGGTATAGTTGTCCATGACATATTACGTTCATTCTTTTCTCGTCAATGAGCATGAGTTGTTCTTGCCTGACCTGTATCTACTCTACGTCAGCCAATTTTGCTTCTTGAATGACTCTTAAGGACGGAATTTtgacttctgcgggtatcactacttCGGTGTTGTCTACAAAAATGTACGACGTTGCCCCAATAGATGTTCTCATGGTAGTCCGATAACCCAATAAAGTGAAGGGTAGCATCTTGTGCCATTGTctgtgattgtccactatcttttgcagaatcctcttgatattcttgttaccTGCCTCAAATTCCCCATTCATTTGTGGTCGGTAAGCTATGGAATTGCGGTGGACGATTCTGAACTTCTCGCAGACTTTTCTCATGAGGTAGCTATTGAGGTTTGCGGCGTCGTCAGTGATGATAGACTCTAGTATCCCAAATCTGCAAACGATGTTGTTCCGAACAAAATCTGCCACTACCTTCTTCGTGACGGCTTTGTAAGTAGGTGCCtcgacccatttagtgaaatagtcgatggctactaaaATAAAAAGATGTCTGCTTGGTGCTGCTTGCTCTATGGGTCCTATCACGTCTACATTTAACTCATTTGGTGGAACCCGGATGAAGTCTCCGTGAAGCTGGCACTGGTTATATTTCTGTACATAGCAAATGTTGTcgctttccatggtcatccaaaagtatccagctCTCAAAATCTTCTCGGATAACGTGAATCCATTCATGTGGGATCCGCACGTCCCCGCATGTATTTCTTCCAACAGTCTGGTTGCTTCGGTGGcatctacacatctcaacaaaccaAATTCTGGGGTCCTCCTATACAAGATTTCCCCGTTGAGGAAAAGGTGGTTTGCCAACCTCCTGAAGGCTCGCTTTTGTTCATTAGTAGCATTTTCTGGGTACTCCTGGGTCACGAGGAACTTCTTGATGTCGTGATACCAAGGTTTACCATCTGGTTCTTCATTCACATGGAAGCAATAGGCATGTTGATCCTTGATTTCTATCTCAATGGGGTCAGtgtagttcttgtctggatgctgaatcatagatAATAAGGTTGCAAGGGCGTCGACGAACTCGTTTTGAATTCTGGGGACATGCAtgaactctatcttcgtgaacttCTTGCACAGTTCTTTCACACAGTGCAAGTATGGCAGTATATTGACTTTCTTAGTCGACCATTCTCCTTGGACCTGGTGTATTAGCAAATCAAAATCTCCTATGACAAAAAGTTTTTTGATGTTCATGTCGATTTCTATTCTGATTCCAAGGATGCATGtctcgtattcagccatattattcgTACACGAGAATCTTATCTTTGCCGATGCTAGATAGTGTTGTCCAGATTCTGAAATCAGGACTGCCTCAATCCCAACTCcattgaagtttgctgctccatcggaGAACATCCTCCATCCAGGGTATGATTCTGTGATGTCTTCCCCAGCAAATAGTACTTCTTCATCGGCAAAATACGTGGTAAGCGGTTTATAATCCCCATCTACTGCATTCTCGGCGAGATGGTCGGCTAAATATTGTACTTTGATAGCCTTCTGAGTTATATCAAAGCCGAGATATCAAATGTGTGGTGTATGTTGACATGTAATGCCTTAGCTTCTAAGCATTCCaggtcagagcacaacaagtgcgttctatcaaagtatacttggcctcgcatggtgtgaacttcttgcttaagtAGTAAATGGCCTACTCATTTCTCCTAGTTtcgtcgtgttgccccaacacatAGTTGAAGGCATTGTCCAAGCCTAACAAATAGAGCAACAATGGTTTCCCTAGTTCAGGGGGAACTAGCACTGGCGGGTTTGAAAGATACTCTTTGATTCTATCGAAGGCTTTCTAGCATTCATCCGTCCATAAGATGGGTTCATAGATTATTATGGACTAGGCTATGAAgagactgatgtaattcaatcttcccaaaaaCGTCATGTCATCTTTTATGCTTTTTGGTGGCGGTAATTcttggatggccttgatttttgatggttccaattCTATCCCTTTCCTGCTTATAATAAAACCCAATAGTTTTCCAGCTGGGACTCCGAGCGCGCACTTTGCAAGATTCAGCTTCAAATCATACCTTCGTAGGCATTCGATAATGTCTCTCGACCTCGAGGAGCACGACCGTCATTCAACAGAGATAACCCGGACGAGCAAGCTTGTACaaatactttctacccaaactcacccatgaatatAGAGATGATCTATTTCATTAATTAGGCCAGGAGAAGATCATGTGAGCAACACCAATTCATTGCCACTAGTTACAACATTAAcaagtcataacatatatacacttTCGTAGTTTGAAGTGGGACATGTGATACAAATATaacattactagtttgacttttccaacacCAATGTATAACTCAcaatatgtctacggagcctctaagtacaactgaagagtagtatgaaagtgccggcaacaaggccccggctatacctcaaaacacaaagtacaacATTAAGTGACATCAGGCCCATAAtaaagtagggctcaccaaaacctgctgaatagggagtaactgctaacgaggatcgAAGCTGCccactgatgaaccacctgcatccattgaagatacagcgcccccggcaaaaagaacgttagtacatatggaatagtgctagtatgtaaagctaattgTCCTCTATAGAAATAGAATGTcaatataagaaagggaagaCCATGGAAACAGCAAGCAACGATCAaagatatccaaatgccaagttaaaacataacaattttaaaaatacgAAGATAATACCGTGAAgatgataatcaaaatatgaagataatattatttttggttgggagatcttagtaccgatataccaccgtgaatTTAGCACGGAGTCTATTCACAGCTCGATTGGCTAAGTTGTCTCACCAGAGACATCTAATCACAATACCACCATTTtatcatggagtccgatctcagcctgaCCGGCTGAGCCATCTCACCAGAGACATCCAGTCACAATActaccgtaattttagcacggagtccgatctcagtcAGATCGGCTAATCCCTCTCATCAGAGACATTCAATTACAATACCATAATCTTTATACAAAGTGGCTTTGCCGACTCAcaccaatgtatgcgggtggaggtgtaatcagaATATCACAATCTCCACCATGTGCACGATATGGCATCccatctcggcccgatcggctaagccatctcaccacaatgtcgtgtgggtcgacatcacattccactagcaatcatctcatcccaaataaagggaataatctcatcacatcaatcttatcccaatgaaggggaataattttatcatatcaatatggggatttacccctcaatcactcctacactggcacgtgtagtttctgGGTTAGGTTGTTTCCACCTACCCTTACTCGGTGACTAacaatactcccaaaaatatttttgatttgcatACAAGGAAAATAGAAATACAATTGCATTTACCTTATAACCTTTCACACCGTATATAGCTTCATTAGTACTCTTGACCACTTACAATATCATTATTTCATTGTCTCTCTTGGCCATatatatgattcttcattcacgGCATGATGACCGTATtacatattccacactttcatatctTTACTTTCCAGGATCATCATCATAagcatcaacatatagaatattccgaaaatcataactttaagttcattagtaatgaaggctttaaacacaatagattcaTTTCCAAAGAAATGGAGCAAGATGATTAGCAATATAAGcataagttaaaatcataaacgagtgacACAccattttttcttgaaaaacttttgcccaaaaagggcaatgcacaatttcaacttatgagtatgtaagaactcaaatcacATTGGAAATTTTTATAAAGAGAGCATGGTGAGTAACAATTGAAACAGGGATTCAAATTATaggcattagttaaaacagccataTTAGGGCATGACTTGAGGACATAAGCTTTTTGGCAAATATGTTTTTgaagtcaatttggaacagttgaatcaaggttcatttcataacctttcttacatcattttatttcattggcatcattggccacaagtataattttcattcttggcacgttggccacactttatatctccaacccacttctttcactttcaaacatctttatagattatcaacaatatgaACATTAGAAATCAAGACCTTAAGTATATATATGAGAAATAGGAGTTTTAGACGCATTGTGTATTCTTTACAGTTATGCATAATGGACTTTCAttttgaaacatgaattgaagtTATAATGCTTTAACCCATAAACCATACTTGGACACATTCCCAAAGGAGATCATGATGAGATAGGAGTAATTGGAACATGTTTGAGCACATATATCTTTCGACACTTTTCTtactcgggacaatcgaatttatagGTAACAACTCGAAacatgggaataaggaacttgagccaaccatacttgaaacttacgggaacatcatggaattcaatcaTAGGATttaagtttagccaacataccttgcttgagcttttcataagttactacaatgttatggaaatcctagcaacttcaatctatttagaaacatgacaaaattaaaccataattaggaagatattcgtggGTTCACCTCATTTAGGTATTTCATCAAATACTAGATGTGAAAAtttgactacaaggttcttctacaagatttccttcaccccACAACCAATTCAATACCAAGAGTTTACTCATATTAACTCAATTACCTTCCCACCATCTTCATagctacatgcatgcataaataacaactctcatacccaagaatcaaaTTTCTCATTACCTACTTTCcgtccaaatcccaaaatttagggctagggagtagaacCTTACATATTAGATAAAGATATTGTGGATTTCTCCCTTGAATCCCCAAAGCTTGAGCAAGAATTTGAAGCATGAAAATTTTGGTGCCCTTCCTTCTCTCTCTAGAATAGCTCTCtcctcactctaaaatatcatattttatcttgtaaaatgaccccctaaggccttatatcaaaataggttcggataagaaaatttccaaaaataacccccgaagtcaattatgtgATAGCAGAATCGATATGTGGCCAGTAGAATGGCCACAAAATTGGTATATCAATTCCGCGATGCAATTTCGCGGTAGCATAATCATTTTCAAAACTTGCCCCTTTTTCTGTTCCACTCTGCGGCCGATCTGCGGCCCACAAAGTGGTTCTGCGGTCTCatagtggaccgcagaaatgccatcTACTGCAAAAATAATATCTTCAACTCCCTGACACACAGTAGTACCCAAAAAGTTCGTATCGCGGTTCTACAACCCTTGTACACATTAGTCTACCCCGGCATCACAAAACTTTACATTTGCTGTCAAACTTTTATGGAGCCTTACagaaaaatttcctcaagtcgTCTAAGTGCTCCTAACTCCTTTGAGATTTTAGGacgacatcatccacatacacttcgatctccttatgaatcatgtcgtgaaagaggatcatcatggccctcatgtaggtgacGCCGACATACTTGAGACCGAacggcatgaccctataacattAGACTCCCCAAGGAGTGGTGAAATTTGTCTTCTCTGTGCCTTTCTCGTGCATTAGGATTTGGTGGTATTCAGCGAGACAATACACAAATGACTGTAGTTCATGCTTCGCATAGTTGTTGATGAGAATATGGATATTTGGCAAGGGGAAATCGTCCTTTAGGCTAGCTTTGTTGAGATCCCTGTAATCCACACATATTCTGATATTTCTGTCCTTTTTGGGAACTGGGACGATATTTTCCAACCAGCTTGGATAATTGGTGACCATTACTACATTTGCCTCTATCTGTTTGGTCACCTCCTCTTTTATCCTCAGACTTAAATCAGGTTTGAATTTCCTAGGCTTCTACTTGATCGGTGGTCTGGTAGGGTAAGTGGGTAGTCGATGTGAGACAATGTCGATGCTTAATCCTAGAATGTCATCATAAGATCATGCGAACACGTCGACGTACTATCGGAGGAGCTCAATTATTTTTTCCTTCTGCTCGGCTTCTAGGTGAATGTAGATTCTGGTTTCTTTCATGTCTTCTTCACTTCCAAGATTGCCTACTTCTGTTTCTTCGAGGTTGGTCTTCTTCTGACTCTCCAGATGTTCGATCTCCTGTGGGGGATTATCCGGCATCATACTCTCATCATATTCTTCGTAATCCGGGTCGTTGCGCTTAGCAGTTTCATTACATACCATAATCGCGAAATGCGGTTTTTTATCGGTTTGATTACTAAAAAAACAAAGCTAGGtataaataaagcagtaaaataaaTTGCGATTTTTAGAAAAAgattctttttatttcctcaaaaGGGGAACGTCTTAAGCATTCagaagaggcaaatgacaaataGGTACAGACATGGTACATGCCTCAATTGACCGTGTTctttcaaaagaaaacttttacagTTCCATACTACCAAGACTCACGGTGAACCAAAGATGGACTGGCTGTCCAATTCTGCAGCTCCTCCCCTGGTTTGGCATCCCTGATAGTCTGTGTCTTGAGGTCAGTTCCTTCACAATATTATTCAATCATATTTACGAGCAGCTTTCCCATCTCGTCGATGATTGAACTCTGTCCCGAACTTGAAACATGCTTTGGCATAAAAACCTTTTTCCCGGAGCTAACGGTGCGAGTTTTCCCTTCTTGGGGCTCATATCCTATGCCAGCCCTTCCTTTCTGCCCATTGTGCTCAATTGTTTCTATGATCCCATCTGACTGGGCTCCCAACCCTGTTCCTGGCCTGTatccatatttcatcatctcCCTCATGGCCTTCTTGGACCTGTACGGCGATTGCATTCCTAGATTATGTTCAGTCTTCTCCTCTTCAGTAGTTTGCATGATTTCTACAGCGTGGAAGGTAAACTCTGTCTAGTCCTTCAACGAATGGAACATCATACTCCAAATAGGCGGAGTGACCCCACTTGCCATAGACCATGATCTTTAGGCATCCCCACTCGAATTTTATGCATTGGTGCAAGGTAGACGGTACAACCTCTGCCATATGTATCCAGGGCCTACCCAACAGCAAATTGTAAGAAGAGGAAATGTCCATAACTTGAAATAATATTGGAAAGTCGACCGTCCCGATCTGCAAGGCTAGATAAATTTCCCTAATAACATCCTTTTGTGAACCCTCAAAGGCCCTTACCCTTACCCTCAAATGAATGCCCAACTCCCGCAaggtggagagcgggcaaatgttgACTCCTGATCCCCCGTCGACCAGCACTCAAGATACCACTTTGTCCCCACATTTGAAAGTGATGTGAAAAGTCTTGTTGTGACTTGTGCCTTTGACAGGAAGTTTGTCTCTTCTGAAAGTGATCATGTTTGCCTCTACCATTTTCCCAATCGTCACGGCCAATGCCTCGCTGGTGGTGTTACTTGGCACACTTACCCTGCTTAGCACTTTCAAAAAGCGTCCTTATGGCTATCCGAACTCATCAATAGATCCATGATGGATATCTGCGCAAGAATTTTCTTTAACTGTTTTTCCATAGAATACTCTTTACTCAACATCCCTTTCCAAAACTCTGCGGCTTCTCGGTCTGTTATGTTTCTCCTTGGAATTTACTCTCTCCCTGGATTTCCTTGATTGACCTCTTCAGGGCGTAGCATCTCCCAGACCTAGCCATACCATAGGCTGCGGCaaattttgtcattttggattTTCCCTTTTACTGATAGGTCCATGGGACGGTTTTGTATTACCGATCTTCTTCACCCTAAGTAGCGTCGGTGGGTTGCTTCATATAAGTTTGAACTGTCACTGTAGGCTTTAGTTATACTGTAATGATAGGAGCCTTTTGAGGAGGCATCCTTGCGGATTCTGTATTTCCGATAGTGACAATTGTTCCCTTCAGGTCATATTCTTCATCTAGCGTGATCATGTTGGCTCCCTGGTTTTGATGATTTGGCAATGGGTTGTGATTCACATTAGGTGGTGCTGGCGTGCACTGAATGGTTCTGCTCTTAATCAGGGTTTCAATTTTAGTTTTTAACTTGAAACAGtcttcagtatcgtgccccggtATATTCGACAGGAAGTTCATCTCTTCTGAAAGTGATCATGTTTTCCTCTACCATTTTACTAATTGTCACGGCCAATGCCTCGCTAGTGGTGTTACTTGGTACACTTAACTTGCTTAGCACTTTCAACAAAGTGTCCTTATGGCTATCCGAACTCATCAATAGATCCATGATGGATATATGCACAAGAGTTTTCTTTAACTATTCTTCCATAGAATACTCTTTACTCGACATCTTTTTCCAAAACTCTGCGGCTTCTCGGTCTGTTATCTTTCTACTTGGAATTTGTTCTCTCCCTGGATTTCCTTGATTGACCTCTTCAGGGCGTAGCATCTCCCAGACCTAGCCATACCATGGGATGCGACATAGTTTATCATTTTGGATTTTCCCTTTTGCTACTTGGTCCATGGGACAATTTTGTATTACCGATCTTCTTCACCTTGAGTAGCATCGGCGGGTTACTACGGATAAGTTTGAACTGTCACTGTAGGCTTTAGTTGTAATGTAATAATAGGATCCTTTTGAGGAGGCATCCTTGCAGATTCTGTATTTCCGATAGTGATAATTGTTCATTTCAGGTCATATTCTTCATCTAGCGTGATCATGTTGGCTCCCTGGTTTTGATAATTTGGCAATGGATTGCGATTCACATTAGGTGGTTCTGGCGTGCTTCTCTCTTGATCAgggtttcaatttcattttttaacTTGAAACGATCTTCAATATCGTGCCCCAGTACATTCGACAGGAAGTTCGTCAATTATGAAATTGATCATGTTTGCCTTTACCATTTTCACAATTTTCTCGGCCAATGCCTCGCTGGTGGTGTTACTTGGTACACTTACCCCGCTTAGCACTTTCAACAAAGCGTCCTTATGGCTATCCAAACTCATCAATAGATCCATGATGGATATCTGCGCAAGAGTTTTCTTTTAACTCTTCTTCCATAGAATACTCTTTACTCGACATCCTTTTCCAAAACTCTGCGGCTTCTCGGTCTGTTATATTTCTCCTTGGAATTTGTTCTCTCCATGGATTTTGTTGATTGACCTCTTCAGGGGCGTAGCATCTCTCGGACCTAGCCATACCATGGGCTGCGGCAGAGTTTGTCATTTTGGATTTTCCCTTTTGCTGATAGGTTCGTGGGACGGTTTTGTATTCCTGATCTTCTTCACCCTGAATAGCATCAACGGGTTGCTGCGGATAAGTTTGAACTATCACTGTAGGCTTTAGTTGTACTGTAATGATAGGAGCTTTTTGAGGAGGGATCCTTGCGGCTTCTATATTTTCGATAGTGATAATTGTTCCCATCATGTCATATTCTTTATCTAGCATGATCATGTTGGCTCCTTGGTTTTGATGATTTGGCAATGGGTTGCGATTCACATTAGGTGGAGCTGGCATGCACTGAATGGCTCTGCTCTTGATCAGGGTTTCAATTTGATTTTTCAACTAGAAATAGTCTTCAGTATCGTGCCCTGGTACATTGGAATGATACACGCATCTCTTAGTTGCATCAAAATATTTGGAGGGATGTTCAGGAACCCTTCCCTCGATTGGGTTTATCAATCATGCTCTTCTTAATCTTTTAAATAATTGGTCCAGAGGTTCGGCAATCGGGATACAAGTTCTGGGACCCCTCACTTCGAAGTTGGGATGAGGACGTGGTGCATACACTAGTCGGTTTTAGTGAGTAGTGGTTTGGACATGAGCATATGGTCATTGTGGATTTTGGCTATTGTTGGCTTGAGGAGGGTTGTATTATGGTTGAGGGTGGTAGTATGGTTTGGTGTTATAGATTGGAGCATAGGTGGGTGGTGATGAGTGGTTGTTTGGGGAGTACGAGGTGCTTCCAAGAGATGGGTTAGTTTGATAGTAGGGGACGACTGCTgatatctcttctttctttgtcTTTCCGCTACCGATCGATCTTGACTGGAT contains:
- the LOC142177117 gene encoding uncharacterized protein LOC142177117 encodes the protein MVCNETAKRNDPDYEEYDESMMPDNPPQEIEHLESQKKTNLEETEVGNLGSEEDMKETRIYIHLEAEQKEKIIELLRYYEDGGKKAIKVQYLADHLAENAVDGDYKPLTTYFADEEVLFAGEDITESYPGWRMFSDGAANFNGVGIEAVLISESGQHYLASAKIRFSCTNNMAEYETCILGIRIEIDMNIKKLFVIGDFDLLIHQVQGEWSTKKVNILPYLHCVKELCKKFTKIEFMHVPRIQNEFVDALATLLSMIQHPDKNYTDPIEIEIKDQHAYCFHVNEEPDGKPWYHDIKKFLVTQEYPENATNEQKRAFRRLANHLFLNGEILYRRTPEFGLLRCVDATEATRLLEEIHAGTCGSHMNGFTLSEKILRAGYFWMTMESDNICYVQKYNQCQLHGDFIRVPPNELNVDVIGPIEQAAPSRHLFILVAIDYFTKWVEAPTYKAVTKKVVADFVRNNIVCRFGILESIITDDAANLNSYLMRKVCEKFRIVHRNSIAYRPQMNGEFEAGNKNIKRILQKIVDNHRQWHKMLPFTLLGYRTTMRTSIGATSYIFVDNTEVVIPAEVKIPSLRVIQEAKLADVE